In Notolabrus celidotus isolate fNotCel1 chromosome 10, fNotCel1.pri, whole genome shotgun sequence, one DNA window encodes the following:
- the creg2 gene encoding protein CREG2 has product MKSPLFFLALAANVICVCLSYTLRSPVSWVVSSNDVVEDADLSEEVASALLVDGAGLWKQAYPSPNALADSVEIPSELVKQKEENVAQLSSRLFSYRLDKVKNSNSGGPPPHEETARTARYIAHSSDWGHLATISTQDKIKGIPFGNIFSVSDGPLDNSTGVIYFYVTPMDYTVTDLKNNPYASLTFSEAEGEFCRQMVYDPEDPRCARLTLTGKMVEVAPEDLAFAKEAMFSRHPVMAKWPVGHKWFFMRLELIQIWLQDWVGGVSLIPLEDYFKATPF; this is encoded by the exons ATGAAGTCCCCTCTCTTTTTCCTGGCACTCGCTGCCAatgttatttgtgtgtgtctgagctaCACACTGAGGAGCCCCGTGTCGTGGGTCGTCTCCTCCAACGATGTGGTGGAGGACGCGGACCTGTCCGAGGAGGTCGCCTCGGCTCTGCTGGTGGACGGAGCCGGGCTGTGGAAGCAGGCTTACCCGTCTCCAAACGCTCTCGCAGACAGCGTGGAGATCCCCTCGGAGCTAGTCAAGCAGAAGGAGGAGAATGTGGCGCAGCTTTCCTCTCGACTGTTTTCATATCGGCTGGACAAGGTGAAGAACTCTAACAGCGGCGGCCCTCCACCTCACGAGGAGACCGCCAGGACTGCCAGATACATAGCCCACAGCAGTGACTGGGGACATCTAGCCACCATTTCAACTCAAGACAAG ATTAAAGGAATCCCATTTGGAAACATCTTCTCAGTCAGTGATGGACCGCTGGACAACAGCACTGGAGTCATCTACTTTTACGTAACTCCAATGGACTACACAGTGACAGACCTGAAAAATAACCCCTATGCCTCACTGACATTCTCAGAGGCTGAAGGAGAATTCTGCAG GCAAATGGTGTATGATCCAGAGGATCCAAGATGTGCTCGACTCACACTTACAGGCAAGATGGTGGAGGTGGCCCCTGAGGACCTTGCATTTGCCAAGGAGGCGATGTTCTCACG ACATCCTGTGATGGCAAAGTGGCCAGTGGGACACAAGTGGTTCTTCATGAGGCTGGAGTTGATCCAGATCTGGCTGCAGGACTGGGTTGGAGGCGTATCACTCATTCCACTGGAGGACTACTTTAAAGCTACACCGTTTTGA
- the cracdla gene encoding proteoglycan 4 has product MASFSGDAEGSTEDITGRKKSKLRSLKTRLFGRSKRGSSTKKNPKLSQSESNITSGKELGSEEDLSCPQGMMSSRALSHDSIFLDDQVLKEAEPDRVSSQENVQGRIKALQKKLQQQKMHLGPPPLVLPIRRPEDPEGRSDDDYLSSSPAEISVSESQGTLSDTSPISPNPKQSPTKYASQTVPVSVPSNSSVDESPSDFSSPAQLTPRLDTSAARHRMSVKPRNQRAGSKKKIGEADSDLALNNIDHPDSDSEKELQSDSQEEVTLETQQGETISPVTSQLQPSKPPEVVPLTSAVENKSMTDLTPLEAVPSVPSQVLRVKTHRTGDTMSSERPHSCFLPSEMKDKRDAGFEIEVMRHTLNKTGITDQLSSAAGLEEPFRSSSPQQQVQNVPEGTSVIKRSSQGSGSFHFSVTTAKNRDGERPRSGSFAGVLEKTEGRHRYEKKPISSMKEKEELRELQLRGASSAAGRLRQGGAQQKSSDFLLDKRESLKKLDSVVPPTSVTSDTDAVKSEEEKEEVERQEAREEEGKVAFGVKLRSTSLSMRFRSEAAASEEQCDKQKGEEVSNNTSNKSRKVTPESVISSVPLTSGDLRQTDPTLPGLSSPVKKTPPSPWTDVQSTAKVENSSFTLKEIESIPAAPQEPAPTPQSASSEVSWMSLAMEKTKSIQQLFTRFPREFSGAPPRPQAQAPPASQAPTPPVAPTQTQTVKMQQSVMPLEVAKQPPTDAVKAEMAQSRSQAQVVKPSLVAVQQKTLTASPVKSNTPREPITSKQISQPQPQLNSTPSASRPAVKTNPTAAQPPLLSATKTQTPSPMTQPPLLSATKTQGAAQAPLLSATKTQTAAQSPLLSATKTQTTSPTTQPPLLSATKTPTTSQLAQGSTTQSLAQSYLSSAQQQQQPPWTNRAPQSANPVKSVTPALASVSTTAPAPPVPPAPESASGEEKETPVQEKEPAPLSVSQRAAFLEKRAERVTPPATKGVELKKAPTEAQTLVETPVSPKTSTVVQDTKPEGRQWAKPAESSPTKIPDRPQDDKWPRKNVASSPARSLSPTVPSPLQSMPEGGQPSWMELAKRKSMAWSDKSMD; this is encoded by the exons ATGGCGTCCTTCTCTGGAGATGCAGAAGGGAGCACTGAAGACATTACAG GACGTAAAAAGTCCAAGCTCAGGTCTCTGAAAACGCGCCTCTTTGGGAGGAGTAAGAGAGGGAGCTCGACGAAGAAGAACCCCAAACTCAGCCAGTCGGAGAGCAACATCACGTCAGGAAAGGAACTCGGATCGGAGGAAGATTTGTC ATGTCCCCAGGGAATGATGTCATCACGAGCTTTGTCCCACGACAGCATCTTTCTGGATGATCAGGTCCTTAAAGAAGCTGAACCAGACAGGGTTTCATCCCAGGAGAATGTGCAGGGCAGGATCAAAGCTCTTCAG AAGAAGCTCCAACAGCAGAAAATGCATTTGGGTCCGCCACCTCTGGTTCTGCCCATCAGACGACCAGAAGATCCAGAAGGCCGCTCAGATGACGATTATCTCTCCAGCAGCCCCGCTGAGATCTCAGTAAGTGAGAGTCAGGGAACACTCAGTGAT ACTTCTCCAATCTCACCCAACCCCAAACAATCACCCACCAAATACGCATCCCAGACTGTGCCTGTCTCTGTTCCTTCCAATTCTTCTGTGGATGAGTCTCCGTCAGACTTCAGCTCTCCGGCCCAGTTAACCCCTCGCCTGGACACCTCTGCTGCTCGCCACCGGATGTCAGTCAAGCCCAGAAACCAGCGAGCAGGCTCCAAGAAGAAAATTGGTGAAGCTGAT TCTGACTTGGCACTGAACAACATCGACCACCCCGATTCTGACAGTGAAAAAGAGCTGCAGTCTGATAGTCAAGAAGAAGTGACATTGGAAACACAACAAGGAGAAACCATCAGTCCTGTTACATCTCAACTTCAACCTTCAAAACCCCCAGAAGTGGTACCACTTACATcagctgtagaaaataaatcaatgacgGACCTAACTCCTCTTGAGGCAGTGCCCTCTGTACCCTCCCAGGTTCTTAGAGTCAAGACTCACAGAACAGGGGACACAATGTCCAGTGAGCGGCCACACTCGTGCTTCTTACCATCAGAGATGAAAGACAAAAGAGATGCTGGTTTTGAGATAGAAGTAATGAGACATACTCTGAACAAGACTGGGATAACCGACCAGCTCTCCTCCGCTGCTGGCTTAGAGGAACCATTCAGGTCCTCCTCCCCTCAGCAGCAGGTTCAAAATGTGCCAGAAGGCACATCAGTTATAAAACGATCCTCCCAGGGATCTGGGTCCTTCCATTTCTCCGTCACCACTGCCAAAAACAGAGACGGAGAAAGACCCAGATCAGGCAGTTTTGCAGGAGTTCTTGAAAAGACTGAGGGCAGGCACAGATATGAAAAGAAACCCATTTCAAGCATGAAGGagaaggaagaactgagagagTTACAGTTAAGAGGAGCAAGCTCTGCTGCTGGAAGACTCAGACAGGGGGGAGCTcagcagaaaagctcagattttctactggacaagagagagagcctcaaaaaactggactctgtggtACCACCGACGAGTGTCACCTCAGACACGGACGCTGTCAAAagtgaggaagagaaggaagaagtgGAAAGACAGGAGGCGcgggaggaagaaggaaaggtGGCATTTGGTGTCAAACTGCGCTCCACATCTCTGTCAATGAGATTCCGGTCTGAAGCGGCAGCAAGCGAAGAGCAGTGTGACAAacaaaaaggagaggaagtgagcaATAACACCAGCAACAAGTCCAGGAAAGTGACACCTGAGAGTGTCATCTCGAGTGTACCACTCACCTCTGGAGACCTACGACAGACAG ATCCGACCCTACCTGGCCTCTCTTCCCCGGTTAAAAAAACTCCACCATCACCATGGACAGACGTCCAATCGACTGCCAAAGTTGAAAACTCCAGTTTCACCCTCAAAGAAATTGAAAGTATCCCTGCAGCACCTCAGGAGCCTGCACCCACCCCTCAATCTGCCTCCTCTGAGGTGTCCTGGATGAGTCTGGCTATGGAGAAGACCAAAAGCATCCAGCAGCTTTTTACTAGATTTCCCAGAGAATTCTCAGGTGCACCACCGAGACCACAAGCACAAGCGCCACCAGCGAGTCAGGCACCTACACCGCCTGTGGCGCCCACGCAGACACAGActgtgaaaatgcaacaaagtgTGATGCCATTAGAGGTGGCGAAACAGCCACCGACTGATGCAGTCAAAGCGGAAATGGCGCAGAGTAGAAGTCAAGCACAGGTTGTCAAACCGTCGCTGGTGGCAGTGCAACAGAAGACATTAACGGCGTCTCCAGTGAAGTCAAACACCCCGAGAGAACCGATAACATCCAAACAGATCAGTCAACCCCAGCCACAACTGAATTCAACTCCTTCTGCATCTCGCCCAGCTGTGAAGACAAACCCAACAGCAGCTCAGCCCCCCTTGCTCTCTGCTACAAAAACCCAGACCCCGTCTCCGATGACCCAGCCTCCCTTGCTCTCTGCTACAAAAACCCAGGGAGCAGCTCAGGCACCGTTGCTCTCTGCTACAAAAACCCAGACAGCAGCTCAGTCCCCCTTGCTCTCTGCTACAAAAACCCAGACCACATCTCCGACAACCCAGCCTCCCTTGCTCTCTGCTACAAAAACCCCAACAACATCTCAGTTGGCACAAGGGAGCACCACACAATCTCTTGCACAGTCTTACCTTTCTTcagcccagcagcagcagcaacctcCCTGGACCAATCGAGCTCCTCAGTCGGCCAACCCGGTCAAATCAGTGACTCCAGCTCTTGCTTCAGTTTCAACCACCGCGccagctcctcctgttcctcctgctcCAGAATCTGCatcaggagaagaaaaagaaacccCTGTGCAGGAAAAAGAACCTGCACCCCTGTCAGTGAGCCAGAGGGCTGCTTTTTTGGAGAAACGGGCAGAGCGGGTAACTCCACCAGCAACCAAAGGG GTTGAATTGAAGAAAGCTCCAACGGAGGCACAGACACTAGTGGAAACCCCGGTCTCACCCAAAACCTCAACAGTAGTCCAAGACACTAAACCAGAGGGGAGACAATGGGCCAAACCTGCAG aGTCAAGTCCCACCAAAATTCCAGACCGGCCTCAGGATGACAAATGGCCCAGGAAAAATGTGGCGTCATCCCCCGCGCGCTCGCTGTCACCCACAGTGCCGTCACCATTACAGTCCATGCCTGAGGGCGGCCAGCCATCCTGGATGGAACTGGCCAAAAGAAAGTCAATGGCCTGGAGTGATAAGTCCATGGACTGA